The following proteins are encoded in a genomic region of Pangasianodon hypophthalmus isolate fPanHyp1 chromosome 26, fPanHyp1.pri, whole genome shotgun sequence:
- the nfkbiz gene encoding NF-kappa-B inhibitor zeta yields the protein MIIDRVCEGYSGFVDTDADVMTSPVNLWSFYGCCSPGAEPGHASPWQASRECEEGGSTAGSPQRPDSGFSSGYVEAQDGSRQLSPQYQGVRVKNTVKELIMQKRHSEVQVQPNKNEVEFPVITTLLQSGKRAAESASPHCVTKRPATEHNNVLSPYLSTENILKEQNISEGLCDIFSNTGLSIESVKVQGSLISICHPPQETHEALPTLYATTSSPLYNSCQAPQVTESPYTPPFQSLSPQHGFGPSGNTAPPISFFQWQIQQEEEKVAGLSPLDLISRDGDGDTFLHIAVAQGRRALAYVLARKMNDIGMLDVKEHNNQSAFQVSVAANQHLIAQDLLSMGALVNTTDSWGRSPLHVCAEKGHTLILQAIQKAMQNNGLKVNIEAVNYDGLTALHMAVLTHNAVVQDLSRVAAPQSPQTAALMQKRKMLGECINTLLLMGASYGTKDRKSGRTALHMAAEEANVELLRLFLDQPDSLSVINAKAYNGNTALHMAAAQNGRQAQAHAVQLLMRRGADPSAKNLENEQPIQLVPEGHVGDQVRRILKGRGPQVRSCLL from the exons ATGATTATTGATCGAGTTTGTGAAGGCTATTCGGGGTTCGTGGACACCGACGCGGACGTCATGACGAGCCCGGTGAACCTGTGGTCGTTTTACGGATGCTGTTCTCCCGGAGCGGAGCCGGGACACGCGTCTCCGTGGCAGGCGAGCAGGGAGTGTGAGGAAGGCGGAAGCACCGCGGGGAGTCCACAGCGCCCTGACAGCGGCTTCAGCAGCGGCTACG ttgAAGCTCAGGATGGTTCACGGCAGCTGAGTCCACAGTACCAGGGTGTGCGCgtgaaaaacacagtaaaagaGCTCATTATGCAGAAACGGCACAGTGAAGTACAG GTGCAGCCAAATAAGAATGAAGTTGAATTCCCAG tCATAACTACTTTGCTTCAGAGTGGAAAAAGAGCAGCTGAGAGTGCCTCACCTCACTGCGTCACTAAAAGACCTGCCACAGAACACAACAATGTCCTG TCTCCATATCTTTCAACTGAGAACATCCTGAAAGAGCAAAACATCTCTGAGGGACTCTGTGACATCTTCAGCAACACTGGGCTGTCTATCGAGTCGGTGAAGGTGCAGGGCAGCCTGATCTCAATCTGCCACCCACCTCAGGAGACACACGAAGCACTACCTACCCTCTATGCTACCACATCTAGCCCACTTTATAACAGCTGCCAGGCTCCTCAGGTTACAGAGAGCCCATACACACCTCCATTCCAGAGCCTGAGCCCACAGCATGGATTTGGGCCCAGTGGGAATACAGCTCCTCCAATTTCCTTTTTCCAGTGGCAGAtccagcaggaggaggagaaagtgGCTGGTTTGAGCCCTCTGGATCTCATCTCTagggatggagatggagatac GTTCCTCCACATTGCGGTGGCCCAGGGTAGACGAGCCCTGGCCTACGTGCTCGCCAGGAAAATGAATGATATTGGCATGCTCGATGTCAAAGAGCATAACAACCAG AGTGCATTCCAAGTAAGCGTGGCAGCCAACCAGCATCTCATTGCGCAAGACCTCCTTTCAATGGGAGCCTTAGTAAACACTACAGACTCCTGGGGCCGCTCCCCCCTTCACGTGTGTGCTGAAAAGGGACACACTCTGATTCTACAG GCCATCCAAAAAGCGATGCAGAATAATGGCCTGAAGGTGAACATCGAGGCAGTCAACTATGATG GTCTTACCGCTCTACACATGGCTGTCCTGACCCACAATGCAGTGGTGCAGGATCTGAGCCGTGTGGCAGCACCTCAGTCTCCCCAAACCGCAGCTCTGATGCAGAAGAGGAAGATGCTCGGCGAATGTATCAACACTCTCCTGCTTATGGGTGCATCTTATGGTACAAAG GATCGCAAAAGTGGACGTACTGCCTTGCACATGGCTGCTGAGGAAGCCAACGTTGAGCTTTTGCGTCTTTTCCTGGACCAGCCGGACTCTCTTTCTGTGATCAATGCCAAG GCATATAATGGCAACACAGCACTGCACATGGCTGCTGCGCAAAATGGCCGTCAAGCGCAGGCACACGCCGTACAGCTGCTGATGAGGAGAGGAGCTGATCCTAGTGCCAAGAACCTGGAGAACGAGCAGCCCATTCAGCTCGTGCCTGAGGGGCATGTCGGGGATCAG GTGAGAAGGATCCTGAAAGGCCGCGGCCCGCAGGTTCGTTCCTGCTTGCTGTAG